The sequence GTGCGGAATGATCCGGTCGGTCGACAGGTTGACCGAGCTCCACCACTGCTGCGGGCTGTCGATGGCGACCACGGAGGAGCCGCCACAGATCGCCAGGCCGATGCCGCCCTTGGCTTTCTCTTCGTAATATTTGACGTAGCGCTCGGTGGTCATGCCACCGTCAGTCGCATAGACCTCGGCGTGCGCGGTGCTGAGCACGCGGTTGCGGATGGTCAGTTTGCCGATCTGGATCGGCTGGAACATTGCTTCGAAAGCCATGGCGGGTTCCTCGACTTACAACGGCTTGACGGTGAACAGGCCGTCTTCGTGGCCTTCTTCGGAGCCACCGTAAACTTGCTCGGCAACCGTGCGGATCTTGCTGCCGCGCGCCTCAAGAATCTGATCCATGGCCCCGGCAAACCAACCGGTGAACATGTAATCGACCTTGCGCCCGACCTTGCCGTAGACGTAGACGAACGCCGAGTGTTCGAGCTTGACGCTGGCGGTGCCTTTGTCGAGGTCGATGTCCTGGATCTTGAACAGGCCCCAGCCACGTTGCGACAGGCGTTTCATGTAGTGCTCGAACACCGCGACGCCTTCCAGGCCGTGGCATTCAGCTTCTTTTTCACACCAGTGCCAGGCGGACTTGTAGCCGGCCTTGTAGAGGATTTCGGCGTAGGCGTCGGCGCCCAAAACCTCTTCGATGCCCATGTGGTTATTCACGAAGAAGTGACGTGGCACGTAGAGCATTGGCAGGGCGTCGGAGGTCCAGACACCGGTCTCGCTGTCGACTTCGATTGGCAATTGCGGGGCGATCTTGGCCATGGAAACTTAACTCCAGAAAAATAGTGGATTCAGTGGTGACCGCTGCCCTCACCCCAGCCCTCTCCCACAGGAGAGGGGGCAGATCGGCGGCGGTCTTGAGTCAGCGTTACTCGCCCCAGACGTCCTTGAGGACGTTGACCCAATTCTCGCCCATGATCTTGCGCACCACGCGCTCGGAATGGCCGCGCTTGAGCAGGGTTTCGGTCAGGTTCGGGAACTCGCCGACGGTGCGGATGCCCAGCGGATTGATGATCTTGCCGAAGCTGGTCAGACGGCGCGCGTAACCCTTGTCGTGCGTCAGGTATTCGAAGAAGTCCTGACCGTGGCCCTGGGTGAAGTCGGTGCCAATGCCGATGGCGTCTTCGCCGACGATGTTCATCACGTATTCGATCGCTTCGGCGTAATCGTCGATGGTCGAATCGATGCCTTTGGCGAGGAACGGCGCGAACATGGTCACGCCGACAAAACCGCCGTGGTCGGCGATGAACTTCAGTTCTTCATCGGACTTGTTGCGCGGGTGCTCTTTGAGACCCGACGGCAGGCAGTGGGAATAGCAGACCGGTTTTTTCGACTCGAGGATGACTTCTTCAGAAGTCTTGGAACCAACGTGAGACAGGTCGCACATGACGCCGACGCGGTTCATCTCAGCCACGATCTCGCGACCGAAGCCCGACAGGCCACCGTCACGCTCGTAGCAACCGGTGCCGACCAGGTTCTGGGTGTTGTAGCACATCTGCACGATGCCGACGCCGAGTTGCTTGAACACCTCGACATAGCCGATCTGGTCTTCAAACGCGTGGGCATTCTGGAAGCCGAAAAGGATGCCGGTCTTGCCCTGCTCTTTGGCGCGACGGATGTCGGCGGTGGTACGCACCGGCATCACCAGGTCGCTGTTTTCGCGGATCAGCTTCTGGCTCGCAGCAATATTGTTCACGGTCGCCTGAAAGCCTTCCCACACCGACACAGTGCAGTTGGCTGCCGTCAGACCGCCCTTGCGCATGTCTTCGAACAGCTCGCGGTTCCATTTGGCAATGATCAGACCGTCGATAACGATGCTGTCGGCGTGTAATTCGGCTGGGCTCATCAGGCGTCCCCTTATTGGCGATTCATGCGCCGAATCGTCTGCCGGCGCTTTGGGGCCAGCATATGCCTCGGTGCAGGGGCGACCGGGTGCAAAAACGACAGGGGAATTGCCGAAAGCGTCAATCCGCGACAAAGGGTCGCCAGCCGCGCCGATCAGCTACCTGTTCAAGCCCGCAAGCTTGAGCCAGAATCTCCCGCATCTTGGAAACACCACTGGATTAGAGCGGCGACAACAATGAAATCGATCTTCCTGGCTTT comes from Pseudomonas sp. RU47 and encodes:
- a CDS encoding DUF5943 domain-containing protein; the encoded protein is MAKIAPQLPIEVDSETGVWTSDALPMLYVPRHFFVNNHMGIEEVLGADAYAEILYKAGYKSAWHWCEKEAECHGLEGVAVFEHYMKRLSQRGWGLFKIQDIDLDKGTASVKLEHSAFVYVYGKVGRKVDYMFTGWFAGAMDQILEARGSKIRTVAEQVYGGSEEGHEDGLFTVKPL
- a CDS encoding dipeptidase — encoded protein: MSPAELHADSIVIDGLIIAKWNRELFEDMRKGGLTAANCTVSVWEGFQATVNNIAASQKLIRENSDLVMPVRTTADIRRAKEQGKTGILFGFQNAHAFEDQIGYVEVFKQLGVGIVQMCYNTQNLVGTGCYERDGGLSGFGREIVAEMNRVGVMCDLSHVGSKTSEEVILESKKPVCYSHCLPSGLKEHPRNKSDEELKFIADHGGFVGVTMFAPFLAKGIDSTIDDYAEAIEYVMNIVGEDAIGIGTDFTQGHGQDFFEYLTHDKGYARRLTSFGKIINPLGIRTVGEFPNLTETLLKRGHSERVVRKIMGENWVNVLKDVWGE